A stretch of the Nitratireductor thuwali genome encodes the following:
- a CDS encoding EAL domain-containing protein: MLMLSGFVAIGAAVEPIKISPDDVALDLSDAVEIYRGQGENFQVSTAPGADGIVRRIEVEAQDAGSTGDWAVFALANTTDEQLDRLIVAPHFRLVGSGLIWPDLGSRRIASITPSEGFALDRQKSSDADEFLVTLNPNTVVTFVAELSSRNLPQVYLWAPSAYKDTVNSYTLFRGIVIGIAGLLALFLTILFVVKGTSMFPATAALAWAILAYISIDFGFLNRIVEISPGTEQLWRAGTEVALAATFVIFLFAYLNLNRWHDHFSYGVLAWILGLVLLAGVAVIDPAMAAGIARLSFAATAVVGFGLILYLGYQGYDRAIMLVPSWIMVLVWLVGAWMAVTGRLDNDIVQPAIGGGLILIVLLIGFTVMQHAFSGSALFQGLFSDMERQALAITGSGDVVWDWDVLRDRVITRPDISRQMGLPANTLHGPARSWLPLLHADDRDTFRTTLDVILEHRRGRISQSFRVRGADGHYHWFSLRARPVIGSDGEVIRCVGTMVDVTEQKKAEERLLHDAVHDNLTGLPNRELFLNRLDATIAMASSERNIRPTVLVIDIDRFKQVNDELGISAGDTILLTIARRLHRLLNPGDSLSRIAGDQFAMMLLSEQDPARIASVAEAVRQAIGTPVTFARREIVLTPSIGLVSWTSAQSAAEEMLKDAELAMYQAKRFGGDRIEPFRPAFRSIGTDRLQIESDLRRAVERRELRLAYQPIVRLEDHSVAGFEALLRWEHPRRGTIPPADFIPIAESSGLIVQLGLFAMQQAAEDLHAWQKQLGDVPLFMSVNLSSRQLIRRDLVGDVRSVIARSNIKPRCFRLELTESLVMDNPEQSAHVLAKLKELGIGLSLDDFGTGYSSLAYLTRFPFDTIKIDKSFLDDPSSKGDVLLRSMVSMAHDLGLSVVAEGVSEEADAQLLRQTGCEYAQSFHFGVPADAESTLKLLQEQYPLAQA, translated from the coding sequence ATGCTCATGCTCTCCGGTTTCGTGGCCATCGGAGCCGCGGTCGAACCCATCAAGATTTCGCCCGACGACGTAGCGCTGGACCTTTCCGATGCGGTGGAGATTTACCGGGGACAGGGGGAGAATTTCCAGGTGTCGACCGCGCCCGGCGCGGACGGTATCGTGCGGCGCATCGAGGTGGAGGCCCAGGACGCCGGGTCGACCGGCGACTGGGCCGTCTTCGCGCTGGCCAACACCACCGACGAGCAGCTTGACCGGCTCATCGTCGCGCCGCATTTCCGCCTGGTCGGATCGGGCCTGATCTGGCCGGATCTCGGCTCGCGGCGCATCGCCTCCATCACGCCCAGCGAGGGCTTTGCCCTCGACCGCCAGAAAAGCAGCGACGCGGACGAGTTCCTGGTCACGCTCAATCCCAATACGGTCGTCACCTTCGTTGCCGAACTGTCCTCGCGCAACCTGCCGCAGGTCTATCTGTGGGCCCCGTCCGCCTACAAGGACACGGTCAACTCCTACACGCTGTTCCGCGGCATCGTGATCGGCATCGCCGGCCTGCTGGCGCTGTTCCTGACCATTCTCTTCGTGGTCAAGGGCACGTCCATGTTCCCGGCGACGGCGGCGCTCGCCTGGGCGATCCTGGCCTATATCTCCATCGATTTCGGCTTTCTCAACCGCATCGTCGAGATTTCGCCGGGGACCGAGCAATTGTGGCGGGCCGGCACGGAGGTGGCGCTGGCCGCGACCTTCGTCATCTTCCTGTTCGCCTATCTGAACCTCAATCGATGGCACGACCATTTCAGCTATGGCGTGCTGGCGTGGATCCTCGGCCTGGTGCTTCTGGCCGGGGTGGCGGTAATCGACCCGGCGATGGCCGCCGGCATCGCCCGCCTTTCCTTCGCCGCGACGGCGGTGGTCGGGTTCGGCCTCATCCTCTATCTGGGCTATCAGGGCTACGACCGCGCCATCATGCTCGTTCCGAGCTGGATAATGGTTCTGGTCTGGCTGGTCGGCGCCTGGATGGCGGTCACCGGCAGGCTGGACAACGACATCGTGCAGCCGGCCATCGGCGGCGGCCTGATCCTCATCGTGCTCCTGATCGGCTTCACCGTCATGCAGCACGCCTTTTCCGGCAGCGCGCTTTTCCAGGGGCTGTTCAGCGACATGGAGCGCCAGGCGCTGGCCATCACCGGCTCGGGCGACGTCGTGTGGGACTGGGACGTGCTGCGCGACCGGGTGATCACCCGGCCGGACATCAGCCGTCAGATGGGGCTGCCCGCCAACACCCTGCACGGGCCGGCGCGCTCGTGGCTGCCGCTGCTCCATGCCGACGACCGCGACACGTTCCGCACCACGCTCGACGTCATCCTCGAACACCGCCGCGGGCGCATTTCGCAGAGCTTCCGCGTGCGCGGGGCCGACGGGCACTATCACTGGTTTTCGCTCCGCGCGCGCCCCGTCATCGGCTCGGACGGCGAGGTGATCCGCTGCGTCGGCACCATGGTCGACGTGACCGAGCAGAAGAAGGCCGAGGAGCGCCTTCTGCACGACGCCGTCCACGACAATCTGACCGGCCTGCCCAACCGCGAGCTCTTCCTGAACCGCCTCGATGCCACCATCGCCATGGCGAGCAGCGAGCGCAACATTCGCCCCACCGTCCTCGTCATCGACATAGACCGCTTCAAGCAGGTCAATGACGAGCTCGGCATTTCGGCCGGCGACACCATCCTGCTGACCATCGCGCGGCGGCTGCACCGCCTGCTGAACCCCGGCGATTCGCTCTCGCGCATCGCCGGCGACCAGTTCGCCATGATGCTGCTGTCGGAGCAGGATCCGGCGCGCATCGCCTCGGTGGCCGAGGCCGTGCGCCAGGCGATCGGCACGCCCGTCACCTTCGCGCGCCGCGAGATCGTCCTGACGCCGTCGATCGGCCTGGTATCGTGGACCTCGGCGCAAAGCGCGGCCGAAGAAATGCTCAAGGACGCCGAGCTTGCCATGTATCAGGCAAAACGTTTCGGCGGCGACCGCATAGAGCCCTTCCGCCCCGCCTTCCGCTCCATCGGCACCGACAGGCTGCAGATCGAATCGGATCTGCGGCGCGCGGTCGAGCGGCGCGAGCTGCGGCTGGCCTACCAGCCCATCGTGCGGCTGGAGGACCATTCGGTGGCCGGCTTCGAGGCGCTTCTGCGCTGGGAGCACCCGCGCCGCGGCACCATCCCCCCGGCCGATTTCATCCCCATCGCCGAGAGCTCGGGCCTCATCGTCCAGCTCGGCCTCTTCGCCATGCAGCAGGCGGCCGAGGATCTCCACGCCTGGCAGAAGCAGCTCGGCGACGTGCCCCTGTTCATGTCGGTCAATCTTTCCAGCCGCCAGCTCATCCGCCGCGACCTGGTGGGCGACGTGCGCTCGGTGATCGCGCGGTCGAACATCAAGCCGCGATGCTTCCGGCTCGAACTCACTGAATCGCTCGTCATGGACAATCCCGAGCAATCCGCCCATGTGCTGGCGAAGCTCAAGGAACTCGGGATCGGCCTGTCGCTCGACGATTTCGGCACGGGCTACTCCTCGCTCGCCTATCTCACCCGCTTCCCCTTCGACACGATCAAGATCGACAAGAGCTTCCTCGACGACCCGAGCTCTAAGGG
- a CDS encoding GNAT family N-acetyltransferase, translating to MLLPPFFRRDMPALEGARVRLRAPRPEDYEPWAALRGESRAFLEPWEPSWAPDELTRRSFRLRLKRYRSEYDRGAGISFFVFEKESGQLAGGISLSNVRRGVAQAASVGYWMGERFAGQGLMLDALGVVIPFAFERMRLHRLEAACIPENKRSIRLLEKAGFQREGLARSYLRINGSWHDHFLYAIVAGA from the coding sequence ATGCTCTTGCCGCCCTTCTTCCGCCGAGACATGCCGGCGCTCGAGGGCGCAAGGGTGCGGCTGCGCGCACCGCGTCCGGAGGACTACGAGCCCTGGGCGGCGCTGCGCGGGGAAAGCCGCGCCTTCCTTGAACCCTGGGAGCCGAGCTGGGCTCCGGACGAGTTGACCCGCCGCTCCTTCCGTCTTCGGCTGAAGCGCTACCGCTCCGAATACGACCGGGGGGCCGGCATATCCTTTTTCGTTTTCGAGAAGGAAAGCGGGCAGCTTGCCGGGGGCATCTCGCTGTCCAATGTGCGGCGCGGTGTCGCGCAGGCGGCCAGCGTCGGCTACTGGATGGGCGAGCGGTTCGCCGGCCAGGGCCTCATGCTCGACGCGCTCGGGGTCGTTATCCCCTTCGCATTCGAGCGCATGAGGTTGCACCGCCTGGAGGCCGCCTGTATTCCCGAGAACAAGCGTTCAATACGATTGCTTGAAAAAGCCGGATTTCAGCGCGAAGGACTTGCCAGGTCCTACCTCCGGATCAATGGCTCATGGCACGACCATTTTTTATACGCGATTGTCGCTGGGGCATAA
- a CDS encoding M16 family metallopeptidase: MGVEVSRLSNGLTVATETLPHMESVSLGIWVKSGSRNEREDEHGMAHLLEHMAFKGTGKRSALQIATDIEDVGGEINAATSVETTAFYARVLQDNLPLAIDILADILTDSKFEPAELEREQHVILQEIGAAHDTPDDVVFDRFTETAFRHQAVGRSILGTPETVESFTSAQLHGFLERQYGADRMVVVAAGGVKHDDFVREVESRLGTFRAKAETAVPQYAHYVGGDYREDRDLMDAQIVLGFEGRAYHVRDFYASQVLSMILGGGMSSRLFQEVREKRGLCYAVYAFHWGFSDTGIFGIHAATGRSDIEELVPVILHELQRAGERIDQTELERARAQYRAGLMMSRESSASRASQIARQLLLYGRPIEMEELIDRLSGLTVERLADLSARLFTSKPTVTAVGPVGSLAPYEAISDTLMTRRQMPRRLAV; this comes from the coding sequence ATGGGTGTAGAGGTAAGCCGTCTGTCGAACGGCTTGACGGTCGCAACCGAAACCCTTCCGCACATGGAATCCGTTTCGCTGGGCATATGGGTGAAATCGGGTTCGCGCAATGAGCGGGAAGACGAGCACGGCATGGCCCACCTGCTCGAGCACATGGCTTTCAAGGGCACCGGCAAGCGCAGCGCGCTGCAGATCGCCACGGACATCGAGGATGTCGGCGGCGAGATCAACGCGGCGACGAGCGTGGAGACGACCGCGTTCTACGCGCGCGTCCTGCAGGACAATCTGCCGCTCGCCATCGACATCCTTGCCGATATCCTGACGGATTCGAAGTTCGAACCGGCCGAGCTGGAGCGCGAGCAGCACGTCATCCTGCAGGAGATCGGCGCCGCCCACGACACGCCGGACGATGTGGTGTTCGACCGCTTCACCGAAACCGCGTTCCGCCATCAGGCGGTCGGGCGCTCCATTCTCGGCACGCCGGAAACAGTGGAATCCTTCACCTCCGCGCAGCTTCACGGTTTCCTGGAGCGGCAATATGGCGCCGACCGCATGGTCGTCGTGGCCGCCGGCGGCGTGAAGCACGACGACTTCGTCCGCGAGGTCGAATCGCGCCTCGGCACCTTCCGCGCCAAGGCCGAGACCGCCGTGCCGCAATACGCCCACTATGTGGGCGGCGACTATCGCGAGGATCGCGACCTGATGGACGCGCAGATCGTTCTTGGCTTCGAGGGACGCGCCTATCATGTGCGCGACTTCTACGCCTCGCAGGTCCTTTCCATGATCCTCGGCGGCGGCATGTCATCGAGGCTGTTCCAGGAAGTGCGCGAGAAGCGCGGGCTCTGCTATGCCGTCTACGCCTTTCACTGGGGCTTTTCCGATACCGGCATATTCGGCATTCATGCGGCGACCGGGCGCAGCGATATCGAGGAGCTGGTTCCGGTCATCCTTCATGAGCTGCAAAGGGCGGGCGAGAGGATCGATCAAACCGAGCTCGAAAGGGCGCGCGCCCAGTACCGCGCCGGGCTCATGATGTCGCGCGAAAGCTCCGCCAGCCGCGCCTCGCAGATCGCCCGGCAGTTACTGCTCTATGGCCGCCCCATCGAGATGGAAGAGCTGATCGACCGGCTTTCGGGTCTGACCGTCGAGCGGCTTGCCGACCTTTCCGCGCGGCTGTTCACCTCCAAGCCGACGGTGACCGCGGTCGGTCCCGTCGGCTCGCTCGCCCCGTATGAGGCGATCAGCGACACGCTGATGACGCGGCGTCAGATGCCCCGCAGACTGGCCGTCTGA